The Psilocybe cubensis strain MGC-MH-2018 chromosome 7, whole genome shotgun sequence genome has a window encoding:
- a CDS encoding Serine/threonine-protein kinase, whose amino-acid sequence MHQPSSGPSSPVNHLAPDQNSNKSRSDDYVYFERSTAEFTSDAVARSTAAKLKLESYYKVAVDSAIERNARRIEMETRLSQLHTPDAKEREIRKYSKTESQYLRLRRTKIKLTDFRTVKVIGKGAFGEVRLVQKVDTGKVYAMKSLQKAEMLKRDQLAHVRAERDVLAESTSPWVVQLFYSFQDPLYLYLIMEFLPGGDLMTMLMKYDVFSEDVTRFYMAECILAIEAVHNLGYIHRDIKPDNVLIDKNGHLKLSDFGLSTGLHKVSDGEYYKRYLEQEKSRDTARNSVQVNPINLTMSREQIATWKANRRKLAYSTVGTPDYIAPEVFLMKGYGKECDWWSLGAIFFECLVGYAPFCSDSPGNTYKKIIDWPHYLYFPEEVYISREGEDLIRSMLTWADKRLTVQQIKSHPFFYGADWNSLRHIEPPFVPHLQSITDTSYFPTDDLGTLPDQLEKVEGVGAEKDLAFLGFTFKRFTGGSQASG is encoded by the exons ATGCATCAGCCATCGTCTGGCCCCTCGAGCCCCGTTAACCATCTAGCGCCAGATCAGAACTCAAACAAGTCCCGTTCAGACGACT ATGTGTATTTCGAACGATCTACCGCAGAGTTCACCTCAGATGCAGTGGCACGATCAACGGCCGCTAAACTGAAGCTTGAATCCTACTACAAGGTCGCAGTCGACTCTGCGATAGAAAGAAATGCAAG GCGAATCGAGATGGAAACAAGACTTTCGCAGCTCCATACGCCTGATGCTAAGGAGCGAGAGATACGGAAGTACAGCAAGACCGAATCTCAATACCTTCGCCTTAGAAGAACCAAAATCAAGTTAACAGACTTCCGTACTGTCAAAGTTATTGGAAAAGGCGCTTTTGGAGAG GTTAGGCTTGTTCAGAAAGTGGATACGGGGAAGGTTTACGCGATGAAAAGTCTTCAGAAGGCCGAAATGTTGAAAAGAGATCAA CTCGCCCATGTACGCGCCGAACGCGACGTTTTAGCGGAATCGACATCACCTTGGGTCGTCCAACTGTTCTACTCATTCCAGGATCCTCTGTATCTCTACCTCATAATGGAGTTTCTACCCGGTGGAGATTTGATGACCATGCTCATGAAATATGACGTTTTTTCTGAAGATGTCACTCGTTTCTACATGGCAGAGTGTATTCTTGCCATTGAAGCCGTCCACAATCTAGGCTATATTCATCG TGATATCAAACCGGACAATGTCCTCATCGACAAAAATGGACATTTAAAGCTATCTGACTTTGGTTTATCAACTGGTCTGCACAAAGTATCTGATGGTGAATATTACAAGCGATACTTGGAGCAGGAGAAGTCAAGAGACACTGCTCGGAATAGTGTCCAGGTCAACCCTATCAACCTTACTATGAGCCGAGAACAAATAGCAACGTGGAAAGCTAACCGACGGAAATTA GCATATTCTACAGTCGGAACACCGGACTAT ATCGCTCCAGAGGTGTTTCTGATGAAAGGGTACGGCAAAGAGTGTGATTGGTGGTCGTTAGGAGCCATATTTTTTGAATGCTTGGTTGGATATGCACCCTTCTGTTCTGATAGCCCTGGAAACACGTATAAGAAGATTATCGACTGGCCACACTATCTTTACTTCCCTGAAGAGGTTTACATCTCTAGAGAAGGCGAGGATCTCATCCGGAG CATGCTGACATGGGCAGATAAGCGGTTAACAGTTCAACAAATCAAATCACATCCATTCTTCTACGGTGCAGATTGGAACTCGTTGCGCCACATTGAACCTCCTTTCGTACCCCACCTACAGTCTATCACTGACACATCGTACTTCCCTACTGATGATCTTGGTACCCTGCCCGATCAACTCGAAAAGGTTGAAGGAGTTGGAGCAGAGAAGGATCTGGCATTTCTTGG ATTCACATTCAAGCGCTTTACAGGGGGTTCTCAAGCATCGGGATAA
- a CDS encoding Transcription factor bye1, whose protein sequence is MDIDSLDENDGVKLYAKRKGKAKQEKLRAPLRSIDCTCVKGDDGSPMIQCSECKIWYHFTCVDLSEPEAEEINIYICPTCTTSTGRRSTMNWEGDAANEEYVDDEVTITARRKAALSKSRDGKRVSEMAEESEESSSSEDEYIDVKREHVEQSKLVSKRTSNASDSDSEDHNRKRRFTRKVSASPVTSVQHSTLKRKAAPHSNPVQASPAHKRKRSTESHGHGSTAADDPARKYCLGKLEELFKDVFLRYPHIRTQSESSAAGQPMDVTEDSNETAKLVPKDPELLTEEEKETVLNRARQFANELESSVFEIYAEPDKNGNPHAGGKYKERFRMLQFNLSKVDRVIIHQRITSGNISAKEISLMSSTDLADEETKQSIKLAEKEALEHSILLKSSAPRAKITHKGLQDIEDVNGEVATAQQIERLKEREQEEDERRERERMARLRTVQRQRTASISVPPESPIVPSGEYQWGAPPPVPPHAISPTAAESEENQGQSLRPSLFLQTSEVNNVEPELNLDDLINIDGEQESPRPSPIQESTSGTSTDTKLESLLSTHPSPIVSTPTGISPFASRPERMRGASFDLSSIWNAPKDEASTSESAQKAISVPAAAPSGESPTEGSDKDDAMELESVEANDQDFDMFLEDNQVESPSDDLIVTPIPSLQDVESLPQVWTGKLAMPLDSSMPQETYLIARQVAGRGIPPESPLWRTLFPSDQLRIEGRVPVDNSVKYLMQMRLNASKELYAAAFVPASAANAEDFKTFCNFLKSKSRHGLVFPWGNRPKDYHPGRELYMIPLLQSEPLPEFVELLDGLKLPTTRTKDYLLGIWILNRGKLAVLPNSTTTQAPPKQTPPPASMPPSQLPPPVSMPPVQPPQHIPRIPVIPPPMFNTPPPHVPQNLPIPTPPLSIPQTIPGMPAIAPAALAAEVASLTPEQLQEVLRTLAATTQIPLPPPTGHIPQPPSQPPFSQNRPPFPPHAPPHIPPGSQSTQPWMHHTPPPPPPPGQYPVNYPPPNAPYQQPPRGSNSPAPALYDRHDYDHDYRSGPHYSHGGRGGHDDRGWRGNQSNRGRGRGRGDGYDRDYNGRRSSDSGWPRRRHDNQGGPW, encoded by the exons ATGGATATCGACTCACTTGATGAGAACGACGGTGTAAAACTCTATGCCAAACGCAAAGGGAAAGCAAAGCAGGAGAAACTTCGTGCTCCTTTACGTTCAATTGACTGTACCTGTGTAAAGGGTGACGATGGTTCTCCAATGATACAGTGTTCCGAATGCAAAATTTG GTATCATTTCACATGTGTTGATTTGAGTGAGCCAGAGGCTGAGGAAATTA atatatatatatgtccTACTTGTACTACATCCACAGGTCGTCGATCAACCA TGAATTGGGAAGGTGATGCGGCAAACGAGGAGTACGTCGATGATGAAGTTACAATTACCGCAAGGCGAAAGGCGGCTCTTTCGAAATCAAGGGATGGTAAAAGGGTATCAGAGATGGCTGAAGAATCTGAGGAGAGTTCAAGCAGTGAAGATGAATACATTGATGTCAAGAGGGAGCATGTTGAACAGAGTAAATTGGTTTCTAAG CGTACATCAAATGcctctgactctgactctgaagACCACAATAGGAAGCGACGCTTCACCCGCAAAGTGTCCGCATCTCCGGTCACCAGTGTTCAACATTCTACtttgaaaagaaaggcaGCACCCCATTCAAATCCAGTTCAGGCATCGCCTGCACACAAGCGCAAAAGGTCAACAGAAAGCCATGGCCATGGAAGCACCGCTGCCGACGATCCAGCCCGGAAGTATTGCTTGGGAAAGTTGGAAGAGCTTTTCAAGGACGTTTTCTTGCGTTACCCTCACATACGCACACAATCCGAATCCTCAGCCGCTGGTCAACCTATGGATGTCACAGAGGACAGTAATGAGACCGCCAAACTTGTTCCCAAAGATCCTGAATTACTGacggaggaagaaaaagaaaccgTGCTCAACCGTGCCCGTCAATTCGCCAATGAATTGGAGAGTAGCGTTTTTGAAATCTACGCAGAGCCTGACAAGAACGGCAATCCGCACGCAGGAGGAAAGTACAA AGAGCGTTTCAGGATGCTGCAGTTTAATCTTAGCAAAGTTGACCGTGTTATTATCCATCAGCGCATTACATCTGGAAATATTTCTGCAAAGGAGATTTCGCTGATGTCGTCCACTGACCTGGCGGACGAGGAGACCAAACAATCTATCAAACTCGCCGAGAAGGAAGCATTGGAACATTCTATCCTTCTAAAGTCATCTGCCCCACGTGCGAAAATTACCCATAAGGGTTTACAAGACATCGAAGATGTCAATGGTGAAGTAGCTACGGCGCAACAGATAGAGCGCTTAAAAGAGCGCGaacaggaggaagatgaaaggAGAGAACGTGAGCGTATGGCACGACTAAGAACGGTGCAAAGGCAGAGGACAGCCTCTATATCGGTACCTCCTGAATCTCCGATTGTACCTTCGGGAGAATACCAGTGGGGGGCGCCGCCTCCTGTGCCGCCGCACGCGATTTCGCCAACTGCTGCTGAATCGGAGGAAAACCAGGGTCAGAGCTTGAGGCCTTCTTTATTCTTGCAGACGTCTGAAGTCAACAACGTCGAACCAGAATTAAACCTTGACGATCTGATCAATATTGATGGTGAACAAGAATCTCCGCGACCCTCCCCCATTCAAGAATCGACAAGTGGTACATCGACCGACACAAAGTTGGAATCTCTATTATCTACTCATCCTTCGCCCATTGTATCGACTCCTACAGGTATTTCGCCGTTTGCTTCGCGACCCGAAAGAATGCGTGGTGCTTCCTTCGACCTTAGCTCTATCTGGAATGCCCCCAAAGATGAGGCATCCACATCTGAATCTGCCCAAAAGGCCATTTCCGTACCTGCAGCTGCCCCTTCCGGAGAATCGCCTACAGAAGGAAGCGATAAAGATGATGCAATGGAATTGGAAAGTGTTGAAGCTAACGACCAAGACTTTGACATGTTCCTAGAGGACAACCAAGTGGAATCACCATCCGACGATTTGATTGTGACGCCCATTCCCTCACTGCAGGATGTTGAAAGTTTGCCTCAAGTATGGACTGGCAAG CTTGCGATGCCACTAGACTCGAGCATGCCACAGGAAACCTATCTTATTGCGCGTCAAGTGGCTGGTCGTGGGATCCCTCCAGAGTCACCTCTATGGCGAACTTTGTTCCCATCAGACCAATTGAGGATAGAAGGACGAGTTCCTGTGGACAACTCAGTCAAATATTTGATGCAAATGCGATTGAATGCATCCAAAGAATTGTACGCCGCTGCTTTTGTCCCAGCTTCTGCTGCGAATGCGGAAGACTTCAAGACTTTTTGCAATTTTCTCAAATCAAAATC TCGTCACGGATTGGTGTTTCCATGGGGTAATAGGCCGAAGGATTATCATCCTGGTCGTGAACTCTACATGATTCCTTTGCTGCAAAGTGAACCATTACCGGAATTCGTCGAATTATTGGATGGACTAAAGCTTCCTACTACTCGAACTAAAGATTATCTTTTGGGAATATGGATTTTGAATAGGGGTAAATTAGCTGTACTGCCTAATTCCACTACAACACAAGCGCCTCCAAAGCAGACACCGCCGCCAGCGTCAATGCCTCCAAGCCAGCTACCACCACCAGTATCAATGCCTCCAGTCCAGCCACCTCAACACATTCCCCGAATCCCCGTAATACCTCCACCGATGTTCAATACCCCTCCACCTCATGTTCCGCAGAATTTGCCTATTCCCACACCTCCGCTTTCAATTCCACAGACGATACCTGGCATGCCTGCTATCGCACCTGCAGCACTTGCAGCGGAGGTAGCATCTCTTACTCCAGAGCAGCTTCAGGAAGTTCTTAGGACCCTCGCTGCCACCACGCAAATACCTTTGCCACCTCCCACAGGGCATATTCCGCAACCACCATCTCAGCCACCTTTCTCTCAAAATCGACCTCCCTTTCCACCTCATGCACCACCCCATATACCTCCAGGATCTCAAAGCACGCAGCCCTGGATGCATCATACTCcgccacccccaccaccgccgGGCCAATATCCTGTCAATTACCCTCCTCCAAATGCTCCCTATCAGCAACCACCCCGTGGTTCTAATTCGCCCGCCCCAGCCTTATATGATCGACACGATTATGACCATGATTACCGTTCTGGACCTCATTATTCACATGGTGGACGCGGCGGTCATGATGATCGCGGTTGGCGTGGCAATCAAAGTAatcgaggacgaggaagaggccGTGGCGATGGCTACGACCGTGACTACAACGGTCGCCGCTCTAGTGACTCAGGATGGCCTCGAAGAAGACACGACAATCAAGGAGGTCCTTGGTAG
- a CDS encoding L-arabinitol 4-dehydrogenase — protein sequence MSNTEVTGNAEIYNPRKVLDHPDFRVLKLGEKPSPDANIAAFYNPAHEIHLVEKPRPKPGPGQVLLHVRATGICGSDVHFWQHGRIGDSMVVTDECGSGHESAGEVVEVGEGVTQWKAGDRVAIEAGVPCSQPACEACRTGRYNACPDVVFFSTPPFHGTLTRWHVHPAQWIHRLPDSVSFEEGSLCEPLAVALAGIERSGLRLGDPLLICGAGPIGLISLLSARAAGAEPIVITDLFQSRLDFAKKLVPGVRTVLISRNTTSKEQAAQIKEAAGCPLAVALECTGVESSVHTAVHSMKFGGKVFIIGVGKNEQVFPFMHLSANEIDVSFQYRYANQYPKAIRLVAGGLINIKPLVTHRFPLEEAVAAFHVAADPSQGAIKVQIQD from the exons ATGTCGAACACTGAAGTTACTGGAAACGCCGAGATATACAATCCACGCAAGGTACTGGACCATCCCGACTTCAGGGTGTTGAAGCTCGGCGAAAAACCATCCCCTGACGCCAACATCGCTGCATTCTACAACCCTGCACATGAAATCCATCTTGTCGAGAAACCTCGTCCTAAGCCTGGGCCGGGACAAGTTCTTCTCCACGTTCGTGCTACCGGAATTTGCGG GAGTGATGTTCATTTTTGGCAACACGGAAGGATTGGTGACTCAATGGTCGTTACGGACGAA TGTGGTTCTGGTCATGAATCTGCAGGTGAAGTagttgaagttggagagGGTGTAACCCAGTGGAAAGCCG GCGACCGAGTTGCAATTGAAGCTGGAGTGCCCTGTTCTCAACCTGCCTGCGAAGCCTGCAGGACAGGTCGGTACAATGCATGCCCTGACGTAGTATTTTTCTCGACCCCGCCATTCCACG GCACCCTAACTCGCTGGCATGTTCATCCCGCTCAGTGGATTCATCGTTTGCCCGATTCCGTATCTTTTGAAGAGGGTTCCCTATGTGAGCCATTAGCTGTCGCTTTGGCGGGTATCGAACGCTCCGGTCTTCGCCTTGGAGATCCTCTTCTCATCTG TGGGGCCGGTCCTATTGGTCTAATATCACTTTTATCTGCAAGAGCTGCTGGCGCAGAACCCATTGTAATCACCGACTTGTTTCAAAGTCGTCTCGATTTTGCAAAGAAGTTAGTTCCGGGCGTCAGAACTGTGCTTATCTCGCGTAATACCACCTCAAAAGAACAAGCTGCACAAATCAAGGAAGCAGCTGGATGCCCTTTAGCTGTTGCGTTAGAGTGTACAGGAGTGGAGAGCAGTGTGCACACTGCAGTTCAT TCCATGAAATTTGGCGGTAAAGTGTTCATTATTGGTGTGGGTAAGAATGAACAAGTG TTCCCTTTCATGCATCTGAGTGCAAATGAGATCGATGTCAGTTTCCAGTACCGATATGCGAACCAG TATCCCAAGGCAATCCGTCTAGTGGCTGGTGGATTAATCAACATAAAACCACTTGTTACTCACAGATTCCCTCTTGAAGAAGCAGTGGCTGCATTCCACGTTGCGGCGGATCCATCTCAAGGTGCAATCAAAGTTCAGATTCAAGACTAG